The DNA window CGGTCAGCCAGTGGCACTGGCTCGAAGACCGGCTGGGGGCGGGCGAGCTGCCTGCCGGGACGACCCAGTGGAACACCATCCACGAGGGGCTGGGCGAGCAGTGGGCGTACCTCGCGCGGGAGCGGGGCCTCTCGCAGGCGCACTTCAGCGCGGCCCGCGAGGTCGAGGACATCGCCACCGTCACCTACCTGCGCGACCTCGCCCTGGCGGCGGGGGTGAGCGGGTCCTTCCTCGCGGCGGACGAGATCGGCACGAGCCCGAACGAGGCTTACCTGCTCGACGCGTGGTCCCTGCCCATCCGTCACCTGATGTGGCTGTGGCCCTTCGAGTACGCGTGGGAGTCGCGGGACGCGGCCTTTCTGGCGACGACGGGGACCCGCTTCATCGAGCCGCTGTGGAAGACCGTGACGGGGAGCAAGGGCCTGCTCGCCCTCCTCCACGAGCGTTATCCGGACAGCGGGTTGGTGCTTCCGGCGACGCTGACGCCCGGTGCGCTCGGCCCCAACGTGGTCCGCAAGCCCCTCTACTCACGCGAGGGGCAGAACGTCACCCTGCCCGGCGAGCCCGCCACCCCCGGCGCGTACGGCGACCTCCCGAGCATCGAGCAGGCGTACGTGGAGCTGCCCACCTTCGAGGCTTCGG is part of the Deinococcus planocerae genome and encodes:
- a CDS encoding glutathionylspermidine synthase family protein translates to MRRLTFPARPAWEARLQEAGFTWYAPTPTHPVPYWGEDACYAFTPAQVERLERDAQDLTDMVLETTGAAIESGRLGELGIPAFLHGAVRESWDRDDPTVYLRLDLAYDGRGHARLLEVNAQTPTSLIEAAVSQWHWLEDRLGAGELPAGTTQWNTIHEGLGEQWAYLARERGLSQAHFSAAREVEDIATVTYLRDLALAAGVSGSFLAADEIGTSPNEAYLLDAWSLPIRHLMWLWPFEYAWESRDAAFLATTGTRFIEPLWKTVTGSKGLLALLHERYPDSGLVLPATLTPGALGPNVVRKPLYSREGQNVTLPGEPATPGAYGDLPSIEQAYVELPTFEASDGPRYPVLGVWVAGNEVCGLGIREGRTRVTDNRATFVPHVVLPG